From Deinococcus aerophilus, a single genomic window includes:
- a CDS encoding HAMP domain-containing sensor histidine kinase: protein MTPLPPPRPATRRGASLALTLLLAMLAVVGLSVGSTFVFSNLAVQSQVRRLPPDVQRYLRAQQDAQRRGEVIVAAPVPQIRTGTPADPYLPPGRSSPDVNGVVRGADGSETLIEAGARMRTGDEAGSGSGGGGPARGFAPRTQDFLENVQRSLLQVGLLAAAASALLAFLLSRRLARPILAVSAAAAALAKGDLSIRAPVLSGERELAELAGNFNEMADNLQALEKERRQAVADIAHELRTPLAIMQARLDALEDGVYPLNTEQVASLSEQTQQLTRLVDDLRTLTLAEAGRLRLHPEPLDLAGLTAGVVRDLNDRAGARGITLQFAACSPTPLHADAGRVRQIAVNLLENALQHANTHIQVGVETEDGAALLHVDDDGPGIPEASREAVFTRFTRLDSSRTRGTGGSGLGLAIVQELAQAHGGAARASQSPLGGARFTVQLPLGTEG from the coding sequence TTGACCCCGCTGCCACCGCCCCGGCCGGCCACGCGGCGCGGCGCCTCACTGGCGCTGACGCTGCTGCTGGCGATGCTGGCGGTGGTCGGGCTGTCGGTGGGCAGCACCTTCGTCTTCTCCAATCTCGCGGTTCAGAGTCAGGTCCGGCGGCTGCCGCCGGATGTTCAGCGGTACCTGCGCGCCCAGCAGGACGCCCAGCGCCGCGGCGAGGTGATCGTGGCCGCCCCGGTGCCGCAGATCCGCACCGGCACGCCCGCCGATCCCTACCTGCCGCCGGGACGCAGCAGCCCGGATGTGAACGGCGTGGTGCGCGGCGCAGACGGCAGCGAAACCCTCATCGAGGCCGGCGCCCGGATGCGCACCGGAGATGAGGCGGGAAGCGGGAGCGGTGGAGGCGGTCCTGCCCGCGGGTTTGCGCCGCGCACGCAGGATTTTCTGGAGAACGTGCAGCGCAGCCTGCTGCAGGTGGGCCTGCTCGCGGCGGCGGCCTCGGCGCTGCTCGCTTTTCTGCTCTCGCGCCGCCTGGCCCGGCCCATTCTGGCCGTCTCCGCGGCAGCGGCGGCGCTGGCCAAGGGGGACCTGAGCATCCGGGCCCCGGTGCTCAGCGGTGAGCGCGAGCTGGCCGAGCTGGCCGGCAACTTCAACGAGATGGCCGACAACCTCCAAGCCCTGGAGAAAGAAAGGCGCCAGGCGGTGGCCGATATTGCCCACGAACTGCGCACGCCGCTCGCGATCATGCAGGCGCGGCTGGACGCGCTGGAAGACGGCGTGTACCCCCTGAATACCGAACAGGTGGCCTCGCTGAGCGAGCAGACCCAGCAGCTGACCCGCCTGGTGGACGACCTGCGCACGCTCACGCTCGCCGAGGCCGGCCGCCTGAGACTGCACCCCGAACCCCTGGACCTGGCCGGGCTGACCGCCGGGGTGGTGCGTGACCTGAACGACCGGGCGGGGGCGCGCGGCATCACACTGCAGTTCGCCGCCTGCTCCCCGACCCCGCTGCATGCCGACGCCGGGCGGGTGCGCCAGATTGCCGTGAATCTGCTGGAAAATGCCCTGCAGCACGCCAATACCCACATTCAGGTAGGCGTGGAAACCGAGGACGGGGCCGCCCTGCTGCATGTGGACGACGACGGCCCCGGCATCCCCGAGGCCAGCCGCGAGGCAGTCTTCACACGTTTTACCCGCCTGGACAGCAGCCGCACGCGCGGCACGGGCGGCAGCGGCCTGGGCCTGGCCATCGTGCAGGAGCTGGCCCAGGCGCACGGGGGCGCGGCGCGGGCCAG